Proteins encoded together in one Lachnospiraceae bacterium JLR.KK008 window:
- a CDS encoding uracil-DNA glycosylase — protein sequence MQCTWNDIEQYVAVCTLCPLSRTRQRPVMGRGNFQADIMLIAEAPGGQEDRQGIPFVGRSGEILDDLLRDCGLDRTEIYITNIVKCHPPGNRDPEEEEKAACFPFLKYETFLLKPRIIVCLGRVAAQRIISPDFKITRQHGTWICRKGCALTATYHPSAILRDPSKYETAKEDFYQIVKKRDELR from the coding sequence ATGCAGTGTACCTGGAACGATATTGAACAATATGTCGCTGTCTGTACCCTCTGTCCGCTGAGCCGGACCAGGCAGCGGCCGGTTATGGGCCGTGGAAATTTTCAGGCGGATATAATGTTGATCGCGGAGGCGCCGGGAGGACAGGAAGACCGGCAGGGAATTCCGTTTGTCGGGCGTTCCGGGGAGATATTGGATGATCTTTTGAGGGACTGCGGACTGGACAGAACGGAAATTTACATAACCAACATTGTGAAATGTCATCCGCCCGGGAATCGTGATCCGGAGGAAGAGGAAAAGGCGGCATGTTTTCCTTTTCTGAAGTATGAGACATTTCTTTTAAAACCGAGAATCATTGTCTGTCTTGGCCGTGTCGCTGCACAGCGTATTATTTCGCCGGATTTTAAGATTACCAGACAACATGGTACATGGATATGCCGTAAAGGCTGTGCGCTGACTGCGACATACCATCCCTCGGCTATTTTGCGGGATCCTTCCAAATATGAAACTGCGAAGGAAGATTTTTACCAGATCGTTAAGAAAAGGGATGAGTTACGTTGA